A DNA window from Pseudodesulfovibrio thermohalotolerans contains the following coding sequences:
- the rfaD gene encoding ADP-glyceromanno-heptose 6-epimerase, with protein sequence MYIVTGGAGFIGSAMVWKLNTMGIDDILVVDNLSTSEKWNNLVGLKYQDYLHRDQFLKFILEGEDPFKTEAVIHMGACSSTTERDADFLMENNYRYTQYVCRFCMAHDARFINASSASTYGNGEFGFDDDEGGIDRLRPLNMYGYSKQLFDLWAKDAGILDRIVCLKFFNVFGPNEYHKDDMRSVICKAHAQILETGKLKLFKSYRDEYPDGGQKRDFVYIKDCVDIMAWFLENRDKGGIFNVGTGTARTWNDLANSVFAAMNRDPSIEYIPMPETIRDKYQYFTQANMDKLKAAGCTVEMTSLEDGAMDYVRNYLDKDDRYLKSR encoded by the coding sequence ATGTATATTGTCACCGGCGGCGCGGGTTTCATCGGCAGCGCCATGGTTTGGAAGCTCAACACCATGGGCATCGACGACATCCTGGTGGTGGACAATCTGTCCACCAGCGAGAAGTGGAACAATCTCGTGGGGCTGAAATATCAGGACTACCTGCATCGCGATCAGTTCCTCAAGTTCATTCTGGAAGGCGAGGACCCGTTCAAGACCGAGGCGGTCATTCATATGGGCGCCTGTTCCTCCACCACCGAGCGCGACGCGGATTTTCTCATGGAGAACAACTACCGCTACACGCAGTATGTTTGCCGGTTCTGCATGGCCCATGACGCTCGGTTCATCAACGCTTCATCCGCGTCCACCTACGGCAACGGCGAGTTCGGCTTCGACGATGACGAGGGCGGCATCGACCGGCTGCGGCCCCTCAACATGTACGGCTATTCCAAGCAGTTGTTCGACTTGTGGGCCAAGGACGCGGGCATTCTCGACCGGATCGTCTGCCTCAAGTTCTTCAACGTGTTCGGTCCCAACGAGTATCACAAGGACGACATGCGGTCGGTTATCTGCAAGGCCCACGCCCAGATTCTTGAAACCGGCAAGCTCAAGCTCTTCAAGTCCTACCGGGACGAGTATCCCGATGGCGGGCAGAAACGCGACTTCGTCTACATCAAGGACTGCGTGGACATCATGGCCTGGTTCCTGGAGAACCGCGACAAGGGCGGCATCTTCAACGTGGGCACGGGAACCGCCCGGACCTGGAACGACCTGGCGAATTCGGTGTTTGCCGCCATGAATCGCGATCCGTCCATCGAGTATATCCCCATGCCCGAGACAATTCGCGACAAGTATCAATACTTTACTCAGGCGAACATGGACAAGCTCAAGGCCGCCGGTTGTACCGTCGAGATGACGAGCCTGGAGGATGGGGCCATGGATTACGTCCGGAATTATCTGGACAAGGACGACAGGTACCTCAAGTCCAGGTAG
- a CDS encoding OmpA family protein yields MTQSRKPILLMLALMLTFSFAFAATANAKMVKKVDNFILFLDQSGSMAMRNADGVKKIEKAKSDMQALNAAIPALDYNSAVVLFAPFQVQCPPKAYSEATVSAAIDSINTDYEIFNRRTPMGTGLDEINPTLGKMSGKTALVIFTDGESNYGADPIAVAKNMYAKYGNNLCVHVVSYAETPEGEAVVDGIRAAFPCSVPADGATFTDANALNKYAMNVFYTEVAEPAPAPMVVAPAPVPAKEVVTFNLNFGFDKYQITDEMIPVLEQAKMILEEDSSASYEISGHTDATGTEAYNQGLSERRANSVMKWLTDNGVSADRLESKGYGELAPKYDNSTKEGRKLNRRVEIQTK; encoded by the coding sequence ATGACACAATCCAGAAAACCCATTTTATTAATGCTTGCATTGATGCTGACTTTCTCGTTCGCGTTCGCCGCAACGGCCAACGCCAAGATGGTCAAAAAAGTCGACAACTTCATACTCTTCCTCGACCAGTCAGGCTCCATGGCCATGAGGAACGCCGACGGCGTCAAGAAAATCGAGAAAGCGAAGAGCGACATGCAGGCCCTGAACGCCGCCATCCCGGCCCTTGATTACAACTCCGCCGTTGTCCTGTTCGCTCCGTTCCAGGTGCAATGCCCGCCCAAGGCATACTCCGAAGCCACAGTTTCGGCGGCCATCGATTCCATTAACACCGACTATGAGATCTTCAACCGCCGGACCCCCATGGGCACCGGCCTTGACGAGATCAACCCGACCCTCGGCAAGATGTCCGGCAAGACCGCCCTCGTCATCTTCACCGACGGCGAATCCAACTACGGCGCCGACCCGATCGCGGTAGCCAAGAACATGTACGCCAAGTACGGCAACAACCTGTGCGTCCACGTGGTCAGCTACGCCGAGACCCCTGAGGGCGAGGCCGTGGTCGACGGTATCCGTGCCGCCTTCCCCTGTTCCGTGCCCGCCGACGGCGCCACCTTCACCGACGCCAACGCTCTGAACAAGTACGCCATGAACGTCTTCTACACCGAAGTAGCCGAGCCCGCTCCGGCCCCGATGGTCGTCGCTCCGGCTCCGGTCCCGGCCAAGGAAGTGGTCACCTTCAACCTGAACTTCGGCTTCGACAAGTACCAGATCACCGATGAGATGATCCCGGTTCTGGAACAGGCCAAGATGATCCTGGAAGAAGATTCCTCCGCCTCCTACGAGATCTCCGGCCACACCGACGCCACCGGCACCGAGGCCTACAACCAGGGCCTGTCCGAGCGTCGCGCCAATTCCGTCATGAAGTGGCTCACCGACAACGGCGTTAGTGCCGACCGTCTGGAGTCCAAGGGCTATGGCGAACTCGCTCCCAAGTATGACAATTCCACGAAGGAAGGACGCAAGCTCAATCGTAGGGTTGAAATCCAGACCAAATAG